Within Amycolatopsis sp. FDAARGOS 1241, the genomic segment CCTCGTGAACCGCACCGGCGCGCGGGCGGTGGTCACCGCGTTCGGCAAGCTCTTCGCCGCACGGTTCCCCCTCGAGGAGGTGCGCGTGACGAGCCGCGGGGAGCTCGACGCACCGCCCACCGGCGACGGCAACGACACCAGCGCGTTCGTCTGCCGGCCCGTGCGGGGCCAGACCACGTGGTCTGCGCACGCCTACGGGCTCGCGGTGGACGTGAACCCGTTCTGCAACCCGTACTCGAAGGGCTCGCTGGTGCTGCCGGAATTGGCGTCGGCGTACCTGGACCGCTCACGCCTGCGGCCGGGCATGGTCGTCGCGGGCGGACCGGTCGTGCGCGACTTCGCGGCCGTCGGCTGGAGCTGGGGTGGCGCGTGGACTTCGCCGAAGGACCGGATGCACTTCACAGCGACCGGGGGCTGACCTCGGGAACACCGCGCCGCACGGCCAGGTTGACTAGGCTGGGAACGCTCGTTCTACGGCTTTCGGAGGACCACTGTGCCGCACTACGACCTCGTGATCGTCGGGACCGGATCGGGGAACTCGATCCTCGACCCGCGCTTCGCCGACCTGAAGACGGCGATCGTCGAGAAGGGGACGTTCGGCGGCACGTGCCTCAACGTGGGCTGCATCCCGACCAAGATGTTCGTGTACGCGGCCGACGTGGCGGCGACGCCTTCCCACAGCTCGCGCTACGGCGTGGACCAGGAGCTGAAGGGCGTGCGCTGGCCCGACATCCGCGATCGGATTTTCGGCCGCATCGACCCGATCTCCGCGGGCGGCGAGGAGTACCGCAAGCACCACGAGGACAACGAGAACGTCGACGTCTACCAGGGCGAAGGCCGGTTCACCGGGATGAAGGAGCTGCGCGTCAGCTTCACCGACGGGCGGCCTGACGAGGTGCTGACGGCCGACAAGTTCGTACTCGCCGCGGGCGGGCGCCCGGTGGTGCCGGACGTCCCGGGACTCGAAGAGACCGGCTACTACACCTCCGACACGATCATGCGGCTCGACGCCCTGCCGAAGCGCATCACCGTCCTGGGCGGCGGGTACATCGCGGCGGAGTTCGCGCACGTCTTCAAGTCCTTCGGCGTGGACGTGTCCGTGGTCCTGCGCTCGGACGCCATGCTGCGCGGCGAGGATGAAGAAGTGAGCGCCCGCTTCACCGAGCTGGCCGCCGAGCGCTTCGACCTGCGGCGCGACCGCAAGGTGCAGCGAGTGCGCAAGAACGGGACGGGTGCGGTGCTGGAACTCGACGGCCCGCAGGGTCCCGAGACGCTCGAAACCGACCTGATCCTCGTCGCCATCGGCCGCCACCCGAACACCGACCGGCTGAACGTCGCCGCCACCGGGGTGACCACGATGGACAGTGGCCACGTGATCGTCGACGACCACCAGGAGACGGTGGTGCCGGGCATCTACGCGCTCGGCGACATGTCGTCGCCGTACGAGCTGAAGCACGTCGCGAACCACGAAGGCCGCGTCGTGCAGCACAACCTGCTGCACCCGGACGACCGCATCAAGGCCGACCACCGTTTCGTCCCGCACGCGATCTTCACGTCTCCACAGGTCGCTTCGGTCGGCCTGACGGAGCAGGAC encodes:
- a CDS encoding mycothione reductase; amino-acid sequence: MPHYDLVIVGTGSGNSILDPRFADLKTAIVEKGTFGGTCLNVGCIPTKMFVYAADVAATPSHSSRYGVDQELKGVRWPDIRDRIFGRIDPISAGGEEYRKHHEDNENVDVYQGEGRFTGMKELRVSFTDGRPDEVLTADKFVLAAGGRPVVPDVPGLEETGYYTSDTIMRLDALPKRITVLGGGYIAAEFAHVFKSFGVDVSVVLRSDAMLRGEDEEVSARFTELAAERFDLRRDRKVQRVRKNGTGAVLELDGPQGPETLETDLILVAIGRHPNTDRLNVAATGVTTMDSGHVIVDDHQETVVPGIYALGDMSSPYELKHVANHEGRVVQHNLLHPDDRIKADHRFVPHAIFTSPQVASVGLTEQDARSRGVSYVVSKQDYAGIAYGWAMEDTTGFAKLLADPATGQLLGAHIIGPQASSVIQPLIQAMSFGLDARSMARDQYWIHPAMPELIENALLNLPLD